A stretch of Prunus dulcis chromosome 6, ALMONDv2, whole genome shotgun sequence DNA encodes these proteins:
- the LOC117630304 gene encoding uncharacterized protein LOC117630304, with product MAEFTHESTKEQEEEVLQEEVLDFAPAALDDSLPEVEDPLQEINLGTEEDPRPTFISTLLEEPLKSELMALLQEFRDCFAWHYHEMPGLDRQLVEHKLPIKDGYLPVKQARRRMSMDTELKVKEEIERLLKAGFIRPAIYADWLANIVPVLKRKTGAVRICVDYRNLNEASPKDEYPMPMADMLIDGAAHNQMLSFMDGNAGYNQIMMAEQDIHKTAFMCPGHIGAFEYTVMPFGLRNAGATYQRAMNSIFHDMIGHSLEVYIDDVVIKSPEEGDHISSLRKAFLRMRQHKLKMNPKKCVFGVQAGNFLGFLVHQRGIEVDKNKAKSIMEALPPRNKKELQSLLGKINFLRRFISNSAGKIQPFSSLLRLKQEQTFKWEEQHQRAFQEIKDYLSNPPVLSPPKRGRPLKLYVSASEVSIGSLLVQDNKEGKEQAVYYLSRTLTEVERRYSAIERLCLALYFTAVKLRHYMLPHTIYIIAKTDLIKYMLTRPMLRGRIGKWTLALTEFTLRYVPQKAVKGQAVADFLADHPGEEIENMDSLDIANANLLTRAHVCLNNPIYSIHLTPWKLYFDGSKTDKASGAGGVLEEPLGIRHCYSFQLDFQCTNNRAEYEALIIGLEMLVELGIQSVEILGDSMLVLKQIAGEYKCLNPSLAVYLVAARNLLTEFREATWEHIPREENFAANELAQVASGIQMPEDCVQRIIKIGRKSLPSVLTRGMEIEVNSALITKDDWREPIMTYLQYPTLPSEKRVRIMATNYLMWNEDLVRKSKDEVLLRCLGKTEYMKVMGETHEGIYGAHQGGRKMCWLIRRYGYFWPTMLKDCINYSKGWDGQWISLAKSIQPAASSQQHCFIIVATDYFTKWVEAKPIKTTTSQEIITFIEEQIIQRFGIPESITADRGSSFISRDMLDMAEAFKFKLLQSTPYYAQANGQAESSNKVIINIIRKMLEKNPKQWHEKLSETLWAYRTSKREATGMTPYALTYGHDAILPMEIAVQSLRIAHQHNLTGEDYSQAMLLELEELDASRIDTLNKLLAGKQAVSRAYNKRVRNKSFEEGEIVWKAILPLGAHIAGYGKWSPTWEGPFVINQILGMGAYRLQDRDGVIHNAPINGKWLKKFYPTMWDSQAVQTDPGIGKEQG from the exons ATGGCAGAATTCACGCACGAAAGTACGAAGgaacaagaagaggaagttttACAGGAGGAAGTATTAGATTTTGCACCAGCAGCATTGGATGACTCCCTGCCAGAAGTGGAGGATCCTCtacaagaaataaacttaGGCACAGAAGAAGATCCAAGACCTACTTTCATCAGCACACTTTTAGAAGAACCACTCAAGTCTGAACTCATGGCACTTTTGCAGGAGTTCAGAGATTGTTTTGCTTGGCACTATCACGAGATGCCAGGACTGGACAGACAGCTAGTAGAACACAAACTGCCAATCAAAGATGGCTACCTTCCAGTTAAACAGGCTAGGAGAAGAATGTCCATGGACACAGAACTGAAGGTCAAGGAAGAGATAGAAAGGCTGCTCAAGGCAGGATTCATCAGACCAGCCATCTATGCCGATTGGCTAGCAAATATTGTACCTgtcctcaaaagaaaaacaggggcAGTTAGAATCTGTGTGGATTACAGAAATTTGAATGAAGCATCTCCCAAGGACGAATATCCTATgccaatggcagacatgctGATAGACGGAGCTGCTCATAACCAGATGCTATCTTTCATGGATGGCAATGCAGGTTATAACCAGATCATGATGGCAGAACAAGACATCCACAAGACAGCCTTCATGTGTCCAGGGCATATAGGTGCTTTCGAATATACTGTAATGCCTTTCGGTTTAAGAAACGCGGGTGCTACCTATCAAAGGGCAATGAATTCCATTTTTCATGATATGATAGGACATTCTTTAGAAGTATACATAGATGATGTGGTGATTAAGTCTCCCGAGGAAGGAGACCACATATCAAGTCTAAGGAAGGCATTCCTAAGAATGAGGCAGCACAAGCTAAAaatgaaccccaaaaaatgtgtttttggagtccAGGCAGGAAATTTCTTAGGATTCTTGGTTCACCAGAGAGGCATAGAAGTTGACAAGAATAAAGCAAAGTCCATCATGGAAGCCCTACCACCTCGGAACAAAAAGGAACTTCAGAGTCTCCTaggaaaaatcaattttctaaGGAGATTCATATCTAATTCCGCAGGAAAGATTCAGCCTTTTTCTTCCCTGTTAAGACTAAAACAGGAACAAACATTCAAATGGGAAGAACAGCACCAACGGGCATTCCAAGAAATAAAAGATTACCTCTCAAATCCACCAGTTCTGTCCCCACCAAAGAGAGGCAGACCACTCAAACTCTATGTGTCTGCATCAGAAGTGTCCATTGGAAGTCTGCTAGTCCAGGACAACAAGGAAGGAAAGGAGCAGGCAGTTTACTATCTAAGCAGAACACTGACAGAAGTGGAGAGAAGGTATTCCGCAATAGAAAGGCTTTGTCTGGCCTTGTATTTTACTGCTGTAAAGCTCAGACATTATATGCTGCCACACACTATCTATATCATCGCCAAGACAGACTTGATCAAATATATGTTGACAAGACCAATGCTGAGAGGCAGAATTGGGAAATGGACTTTGGCTTTGACAGAATTCACCCTCAGGTATGTCCCCCAGAAAGCTGTCAAAGGGCAAGCTGTGGCAGACTTCCTAGCAGATCACCCAGGagaggaaattgaaaacatggaCTCTTTGGACATAGCAAATGCAAATCTACTAACCAGGGCTCATGTTTGCCTTAACAATCCAATCTATTCGATTCATCTTACACCTTGGAAACTATATTTTGATGGATCAAAGACAGATAAGGCTTCAGGAGCCGGGGGTGTTCTGGAAGAACCATTGGGGATCAGACATTGCTATTCCTTCCAGTTAGATTTCCAATGCACCAACAACAGGGCTGAGTACGAAGCTTTGATTATAGGGCTTGAGATGTTGGTAGAATTAGGAATCCAGTCCGTGGAGATCTTGGGAGATTCAATGCTTGTCTTAAAACAAATTGCTGGAGAATACAAATGTCTAAATCCTTCCCTGGCTGTATATCTAGTAGCAGCTAGAAATCTGTTGACAGAATTTAGAGAAGCTACTTGGGAACACATCCCAAGGGAAGAGAACTTTGCAGCCAATGAACTGGCTCAGGTAGCATCAGGCATACAAATGCCCGAAGACTGCGTCCAGAGGATCATCAAGATAGGAAGAAAAAGTCTACCGTCAGTTCTGACTAGAGGAATGGAGATAGAAGTCAATTCTGCCTTAATCACTAAAGACGATTGGAGGGAGCCTATCATGACTTACTTGCAGTACCCCACTCTGCCCTCTGAGAAAAGAGTCAGAATCATGGCTACAAACTACCTCATGTGGAATGAAGATTTGGTCCGAAAAAGTAAGGATGAGGTGCTATTAAGGTGCCTTGGAAAgacagaatatatgaaagtcaTGGGAGAAACCCATGAGGGGATCTATGGGGCTCACCAAGGGGGAAGAAAGATGTGCTGGTTAATTAGAAGGTATGGCTACTTCTGGCCAACCATGTTGAAGGATTGCATCAACTATTCCAAGGGAT GGGATGGGCAATGGATCTCATTGGCAAAATCTATCCAGCCAGCAGCCAGCAGCCAGCAGCATTGTTTTATCATTGTTGCTACAGactatttcaccaaatgggtagagGCCAAGCCAATCAAAACCACAACTTCTCAAGAGATCATCACCTTTATAGAAGAACAGATCATACAAAGATTCGGCATTCCAGAATCAATCACAGCTGATAGGGGTTCTTCTTTCATATCTAGGGATATGCTAGATATGGCAGaagcattcaaattcaaactacTTCAGTCCACCCCCTATTATGCTCAAGCTAATGGACAGGCAGAATCAAGTAACAAGGTgattatcaatatcatcagaaAGATGCTGGAGAAGAATCCAAAGCAATGGCATGAAAAGTTGTCAGAGACTCTGTGGGCATACAGAActtcaaaaagagaagcaactgGCATGACTCCCTATGCTCTAACCTACGGCCATGATGCAATTCTGCCTATGGAGATAGCAGTCCAGTCTCTTAGAATTGCTCACCAGCACAATCTCACAggagaagactactctcaagCCATGCTACTTGAATTAGAAGAATTGGATGCAAGCAGAATTGACaccctcaacaaactcttagCAGGAAAACAGGCTGTGTCGAGGGCATACAACAAAAGGGTCAGAAATAAGAGTTTTGAAGAAGGAGAGATAGTCTGGAAGGCGATTCTGCCCCTTGGAGCACACATAGCTGGCTATGGAAAATGGTCACCCACGTGGGAAGGTCCTTTTGTGATTAACCAGATCCTCGGAATGGGGGCATATAGGTTGCAGGACAGAGATGGAGTTATTCACAATGCCCCAATCAATGGCAAATGGTTAAAGAAGTTCTACCCAACCATGTGGGATTCACAAGCTGTACAGACAGATCCCGGGATAGGAAAAGAACAAGGCTAA
- the LOC117630864 gene encoding beta-glucosidase BoGH3B-like: MARFSIPMIGFLLLCIILLAPTEAAYLKYKDPKQPLNVRIQDLMKRMTLEEKIGQMVQIERSVATPDAMTKYFIGSVLSGGGSVPAPKASAEAWVNLVNGIQKGSLSTRLGIPMIYGIDAVHGNNNVYNATIFPHNVGLGATRDPKLVKKIGEATALEVRATGIPYVFAPCIAVCRDPRWGRCYESYSEDHKIVQAMTELIPGLQGDMPPSAQKGAPFVSTAKGKVAACAKHYVGDGGTTKGINENNTVIDLNGLLSIHMPAYFDSILKGVATVMVSYSSWNGKKMHANQELVTGFLKNKLRFRGFVISDWEGIDRLTSPPKANYSYSVQAGVSAGIDMIMVPYNFTEFIDDLTNQVKNNIIPMSRIDDAVRRILRVKFVMGLFEEPLADLSLVNELGKKEHRELAREAVRKSLVLLKNGKSADKPSLPLPKKAGKILVAGSHADNLGNQCGGWTITWQGLGGNDLTVGTTILNAVKSAVDPTTQVVYNENPDANFVKSNKFDYAVVVVGEPPYAETFGDSLNLTISEPGPSTIANVCGAVKCVVVVISGRPVVIQPYLAKVDALVAAWLPGTEGQGVTDVLFGDYGFTGKLAHTWFKTVDQLPMNVGDQHYDPLFPFGFGLTTKPTKSY; this comes from the exons ATGGCAAGGTTTTCAATACCCATGATAGGTTTTCTGCTCTTATGCATTATATTGTTAGCTCCAACAGAAGCTGCGTACCTGAAATACAAGGACCCAAAACAGCCATTGAACGTTAGAATCCAGGACCTCATGAAGCGGATGACTCTGGAAGAAAAGATTGGCCAAATGGTGCAGATCGAGCGCAGTGTTGCAACCCCTGATGCCATGACCAAGTATTTCATTG GAAGTGTACTTAGTGGTGGTGGGAGTGTTCCAGCCCCAAAAGCTTCTGCTGAGGCATGGGTCAATCTGGTCAATGGCATCCAAAAGGGATCCCTTTCGACCCGCCTCGGGATTCCGATGATTTATGGGATTGATGCGGTTCATGGCAACAACAATGTCTACAATGCTACTATTTTCCCCCATAACGTTGGGCTGGGAGCCACCAG AGATCCTAAACTTGTCAAGAAAATTGGGGAAGCAACTGCCCTTGAAGTCAGGGCCACAGGGATTCCTTATGTTTTTGCCCCATGTATTGCG GTTTGCAGAGATCCGAGATGGGGGAGATGCTATGAAAGCTATAGCGAAGACCATAAGATTGTTCAAGCAATGACTGAGCTAATACCTGGTTTGCAAGGAGATATGCCTCCCAGTGCTCAAAAGGGTGCTCCTTTTGTTTCTACTGCAAa GGGAAAGGTTGCGGCCTGTGCTAAGCACTATGTAGGAGATGGTGGCACAACAAAGGGCATCAATGAGAACAACACTGTGATTGATTTGAATGGATTGCTTAGCATTCACATGCCTGCATACTTTGATTCCATCCTCAAGGGTGTTGCAACAGTTATGGTGTCTTACTCGAGTTGGAACGGGAAGAAAATGCATGCTAACCAAGAACTTGTAACTGGATTCCTCAAGAACAAGCTACGGTTCAGG GGTTTTGTCATATCAGATTGGGAGGGTATTGACAGGCTTACATCTCCTCCCAAAGCTAACTATTCATATTCAGTTCAAGCTGGAGTTAGTGCTGGAATAGATATG ATCATGGTTCCCTACAACTTCACAGAGTTCATTGATGATCTAACCAATCAAGTTAAGAACAACATCATCCCCATGAGCAGGATTGATGATGCTGTGAGGAGAATTTTGAGGGTTAAGTTTGTCATGGGCCTTTTTGAGGAACCCTTGGCGGATCTCAGCCTAGTCAACGAGCTGGGGAAAAAG GAGCATAGAGAATTAGCAAGGGAAGCTGTAAGAAAATCACTTGTTCTTCTAAAGAATGGAAAATCTGCTGATAAGCCGTCGCTTCCTCTTCCCAAGAAAGCAGGGAAGATACTCGTTGCAGGAAGCCATGCAGACAACTTGGGCAATCAATGTGGAGGCTGGACAATCACATGGCAGGGCCTTGGTGGCAATGATCTTACAGTTG GTACCACAATCCTCAATGCTGTGAAAAGTGCAGTTGATCCTACAACTCAAGTTGTCTACAACGAGAACCCCGATGCGAATTTTGTGAAGTCCAACAAATTCGACTATGCTGTTGTCGTTGTGGGCGAACCCCCCTACGCTGAAACATTCGGCGATAGCTTGAATCTAACCATCTCAGAACCTGGACCGAGCACCATTGCCAATGTCTGCGGAGCTGTGAAATGTGTTGTTGTCGTCATTTCTGGCCGCCCCGTGGTGATTCAGCCCTATCTTGCTAAAGTTGATGCACTTGTGGCAGCTTGGCTTCCTGGAACTGAAGGACAAGGTGTTACTGAcgttttatttggtgattatgGATTCACTGGCAAACTTGCACATACATGGTTTAAGACAGTAGATCAGCTCCCAATGAATGTTGGTGATCAACATTATGACCCTCTATTTCCCTTTGGATTTGGTCTCACTACTaagccaaccaagagttactAA
- the LOC117631361 gene encoding beta-glucosidase BoGH3B-like: MVRPSSSVLLVGLLWLCFWGAMAQAGAEYMAYKDPKQPLNRRIKDVMGRMTLEEKIGQMTQLDRANVTAEIMRDFSLGSVLSGGGSVPREQASPQDWINMFNEFQKGALSSRLGIPMIYGIDAVHGHNNVYKATIFPHNVGLGATRDPELVKKIGAATALEVRATGINYAFAPCIAVCRDPRWGRCYESYSEDPAVVIQMTDVILGLQGELPAGSRKGVPYVGGKDKVAACAKHFVGDGGTTRGINENNTVIDRHGLLSIHMPAYYHSIIKGVSTIMVSYSSLNGEKMHANHELVTKFLKDTLKFRGFVISDWQGIDKINYPLHSNYPEAVLAGVQAGIDMVMVPFNHTEFIGIVTDHVNNKRIPMSRIDDAVRRILRVKFVMGLFENPLADESFVDKLGSQAHRDLAREAVRKSLVLLKNGENADTPVLPLPKKTKRILVAGTHANNLGYQCGGWSLTWQGVSGNNYTAGTTILSAITAAVDPSTEIVFSENPDADFLKSNNFSYAIVVVGEQPYAETKGDSLNLTIAEPGPQTITNVCGAVKCVVVVVSGRPVVIEPYVSSMDALVAAWLPGTEGQGVSDVLFGDYGFSGKLPRTWFKTVDQLPMNVGDAHYDPLFPFDFGLATDPVEQL, from the exons ATGGTAAGACCAAGTTCATCAGTCCTCTTAGTAGGACTTCTATGGTTATGCTTCTGGGGAGCCATGGCACAAGCAGGAGCAGAATACATGGCATACAAGGACCCTAAGCAGCCGCTAAATAGGCGAATTAAGGACGTGATGGGTCGAATGACGCTCGAAGAAAAGATCGGACAGATGACGCAGCTTGACCGTGCCAATGTCACAGCTGAGATCATGAGGGACTTCTCATTAGGCAGTGTTTTGAGTGGCGGAGGGAGTGTGCCGCGTGAGCAGGCTAGTCCACAGGATTGGATCAACATGTTCAATGAGTTTCAAAAGGGTGCACTTTCAAGCCGGCTTGGGATCCCTATGATTTATGGCATTGATGCTGTTCATGGGCACAACAACGTTTATAAGGCCACTATTTTCCCACATAATGTTGGACTTGGAGCCACCAG GGATCCGGAACTTGTGAAGAAGATTGGTGCTGCAACTGCACTTGAAGTTAGAGCTACTGGCATTAATTATGCGTTTGCACCATGCATTGCG GTCTGCAGAGATCCGAGATGGGGTAGGTGCTACGAGAGCTACAGCGAAGATCCTGCAGTCGTAATACAAATGACCGATGTCATACTTGGATTGCAAGGGGAACTTCCAGCTGGTTCCCGGAAGGGCGTTCCTTATGTGGGTGGAAA GGATAAGGTAGCAGCCTGTGCAAAGCACTTTGTTGGAGATGGTGGCACAACCAGGGGTATAAATGAGAACAACACTGTGATTGATAGGCATGGATTGTTGAGCATTCACATGCCTGCTTACTACCATTCTATCATCAAGGGTGTGTCCACTATCATGGTCTCTTACTCAAGTTTGAACGGAGAGAAGATGCATGCCAACCATGAGCTTGTCACCAAATTTCTCAAGGACACCCTTAAGTTCAGG GGCTTTGTCATCTCCGACTGGCAGGGTATCGACAAAATTAACTATCCGCTCCATTCGAATTACCCAGAAGCGGTTCTTGCTGGTGTTCAAGCTGGCATTGACATG GTCATGGTTCCCTTCAATCATACCGAGTTCATTGGCATTGTAACCGACCATGTCAACAACAAACGTATCCCCATGAGCCGTATCGACGACGCAGTTAGGAGAATTCTGAGAGTCAAGTTCGTGATGGGTCTGTTTGAGAACCCTTTGGCAGATGAGAGCTTTGTTGACAAGCTTGGAAGCCAG GCTCATAGAGATTTGGCAAGAGAAGCAGTGAGGAAGTCACTTGTCCTGTTGAAGAATGGAGAAAATGCAGATACACCAGTCCTACCACTCCCTAAGAAGACAAAAAGGATACTAGTCGCTGGAACCCATGCCAACAACTTGGGCTATCAATGTGGTGGTTGGAGTCTCACTTGGCAAGGAGTTAGTGGCAACAACTACACAGCTG GAACCACTATCCTCAGTGCCATCACAGCTGCAGTTGATCCCAGCACAGAAATTGTGTTCAGTGAAAACCCTGATGCCGATTTTCTCAAGTCCAACAACTTCTCCTACGCCATTGTTGTGGTTGGAGAGCAACCCTACGCCGAGACCAAGGGGGATAGTTTGAACTTGACAATTGCAGAGCCGGGTCCCCAGACCATCACCAACGTCTGCGGCGCAGTGAAGTGCGTTGTTGTCGTCGTCTCTGGCCGTCCTGTTGTCATTGAGCCTTACGTTTCGTCCATGGATGCTCTTGTGGCTGCATGGCTACCTGGAACTGAAGGACAAGGAGTTAGCGATGTTTTGTTTGGTGATTATGGATTCAGTGGGAAGCTGCCTAGAACTTGGTTCAAGACAGTGGACCAGCTCCCTATGAATGTTGGCGATGCTCATTATGATCCTCTATTTCCCTTTGATTTTGGACTTGCAACTGATCCTGTTGAGCAGTTGTAG
- the LOC117631343 gene encoding thioredoxin domain-containing protein PLP3A-like yields the protein MDPDSVKSTLQNLAFGNVMAAAARNYQKELLANEKAPATSSVNQEVDLDELMDDPELEKLHADRIAALKKEAEKREALKRKGHGEYREITEGDFLGEVTGTEKAICHFYHQEFYRCKIMDKHLKTLASKHVDTKFIKLDAENAPFFITKLGVKTLPCVIIFRKGVAVDRLVGFQDMGGKDDFSTRALEVVLIKKGIISEKKDEDDEDDGYKDGSRRTVRSSVNLDDSDSD from the exons ATGGATCCAGATTCAGTGAAATCCACTCTCCAAAATCTAGCCTTTGGAAATGTAATGGCCGCCGCGGCTCGCAATTACCAGAAGGAATTGCTTGCCAATGAAAAGGCACCGGCCACGAGCTCTGTCAACCAGGAAGTCGACCTTGACGAGTTGATGGAT GATCCTGAGCTTGAAAAGTTGCATGCGGATCGGATTGCTGCTCTAAAG AAAGAAGCTGAGAAGAGAGAAGCTTTAAAGAGGAAAGGGCATGGAGAATATAGGGAGATAACTGAAGGGGATTTTTTAGGTGAAGTTACTGGGACTGAGAAAGCCATCTGCCACTTCTATCACCAGGAGTTCTATAGATGCAA GATAATGGATAAGCATTTGAAGACCCTTGCTTCAAAGCATGTTGATACCAAGTTCATCAAGCTGGATGCAGAG AATGCCCCCTTCTTCATCACCAAGTTAGGAGTCAAAACTTTGCCTTGCGTCATAATCTTCAG AAAAGGAGTTGCTGTGGATAGGTTGGTTGGATTTCAAGATATGGGAGGAAAAGATGATTTCAGCACAAGGGCACTTGAGGTTGTACTAATCAAGAAAG GTATAATTAGTGAGAAGAaagatgaggatgatgaagatgatggaTATAAAGACGGTAGTCGCAGGACAGTGAGGTCCTCTGTGAATCTTGATGATTCTGATTCAGACtga
- the LOC117630302 gene encoding uncharacterized protein LOC117630302 produces the protein MSSPRSRAQSSSALIPPDYVTWSGIDAHAIEVRSKLHPFAQKILDENVLHLFENTLVLGPHWFGPVPAEVAELLRKDAEAPLCFESTSALASHSWVSKNLSRSFPSSEVRNSPVKWADWIDRLLPRYGGHWRRAGIYDAILLSKQSINRDETLLAAALCFWNSASNTFDFRVGPMAPTLLDMAQIFGFRPHGRPVDAVGDYHRRKNQEKVTTPFTISPATINQNCSFSNYLKRFGIEKDKDQQHMLFLLYWLNRFVFPNRSSAVLLEYRHLAKALHNHTDVGLGPTILAHLFKNLYTATLENPLNLSAPGAFWMIQIWLQVYFPELRFPDIVLPENQVLALPLISAEVPKRSLEEYLMFFRHCTKRSAAQWQVVIRRTYPWFQIGFRLFEKEPEDEAARTDFRKKFLSITLPRDLPHGGGKPPNYHLGAEVYHPNFCARQLGCPQLIPLKSYRSCNRASSWRDADDLEVHKQ, from the coding sequence ATGTCTTCTCCAAGGTCTCGTGCTCAGTCCTCTTCAGCTTTGATTCCTCCTGATTACGTTACTTGGAGCGGGATTGATGCTCACGCAATAGAGGTTAGGAGCAAACTTCATCCCTTTGCTCAAAAGATTCTGGATGAAAATGTCCTTCACTTGTTCGAGAACACTCTGGTGCTTGGGCCTCACTGGTTTGGCCCTGTTCCTGCTGAGGTGGCAGAACTGCTAAGAAAAGATGCTGAGGCTCCTTTGTGTTTTGAGAGCACTTCTGCGCTAGCTTCTCATTCTTGGGTTAGCAAGAATTTGAGCCGATCCTTCCCGTCCAGCGAGGTGAGGAACAGCCCAGTCAAATGGGCAGACTGGATTGACAGACTCCTCCCGAGATATGGGGGCCACTGGAGGAGAGCTGGGATCTATGATGCCATTCTTTTGTCCAAGCAATCGATCAACAGAGATGAAACCCTGCTTGCTGCTGCTCTGTGTTTCTGGAATTCTGCCAGTAACACATTCGACTTCCGTGTAGGTCCTATGGCGCCAACCCTGCTGGATATGGctcagatttttgggttcaggCCCCATGGCCGACCTGTAGATGCTGTTGGAGATTACCATAGGCGAAAAAATCAAGAGAAGGTGACCACTCCCTTCACTATTTCTCCAGCCACGATCAACCAGAACTGCTCCTTCTCCAACTATTTGAAGAGGTTTGGTATTGAGAAGGACAAGGACCAGCAACATATGTTGTTCCTTCTATATTGGCTGAATCGATTTGTCTTCCCCAATCGGtcttcggcagttctgctCGAGTATAGGCATCTGGCAAAAGCGCTTCACAATCACACTGATGTGGGGCTTGGGCCAACAATTCTGGCTCACCTTTTCAAGAATCTATACACTGCCACCCTTGAGAATCCATTGAACCTGTCTGCCCCTGGTGCATTCTGGATGATCCAGATCTGGCTGCAGGTATATTTCCCTGAGTTAAGGTTTCCAGACATAGTTCTGCCTGAAAATCAAGTTCTGGCCCTTCCTCTGATATCGGCAGAAGTGCCCAAGCGCTCTCTTGAGGAGTATTTGATGTTCTTCAGGCATTGCACCAAGAGGTCGGCTGCTCAATGGCAAGTGGTGATCAGAAGGACCTATCCTTGGTTCCAGATTGGATTTCGACTTTTCGAGAAGGAGCCAGAAGACGAGGCCGCCAGAACAGACTTCAGGAAGAAATTTCTGAGTATTACTCTGCCCAGAGATCTGCCCCATGGTGGGGGCAAACCTCCAAATTATCATCTGGGGGCAGAAGTCTATCATCCCAACTTCTGTGCAAGGCAGCTTGGCTGCCCTCAGCTCATACCGTTGAAATCATATCGGAGTTGCAACCGGGCCTCTTCTTGGAGGGATGCAGATGATCTGGAGGTACACAAGCAGTGA